The Candidatus Palauibacter scopulicola region CGGATCGATCTCGCCCGAGGTCCGGTTCGCCCTCGTCAGGGAGCTTCTGGAACGCATGCGGAGGGCGCTCTGCATCAAGACGATCTACCTGGATCCGAACTTTCAGGAGCGGATGCGCAACCGTAGCTACAACGAGTTGAAGGAGCCCTGGGGACTGTCCGAGGACGAGATCCCGTTCTCGCACGCCTACATGGTTCCGCGACCGAGCGCCCGCGGACGAAAGCCCGAGTACAGGACGCACCACGTATCCCACCGCTCGGCCTTCGGCCGCAAGGTCAAGTCCACCGAGTACTGGGGAACGGACAACCGGCATTATCCCGAGAAGTTCGACGAGAGCGTCTACAACGAAGTGATCGACGATGTGCTCGGTGTACTGACCACATACGGATATGTCGAGCCTTCCGAACTCGACGGCGGGCGCGTCGGATACCGCATCGACGGCTCGGCGCTAGAGTGGCGCTTGGCTTCAGGCGGCGGCGATGGGGACGAAGGCGAGGCGGAGGGCGGCGTGAACCCGTTCTTCCGCGACCTCTACGAGAACGTGGCCGGACTCCTGGGCTCCGACGACCGGCTGTTCCACCGCCTGGAGGCCCGCGAGCACACGGCGCAGGTCGAGTCGGAAGACCGCGAGGAGCGGGAACGCCGGTTCCGGCAGGGGTTGGCCGCCTCCGAAACCCGAGGCCTGCCCATCCTGTTCTGCTCGCCGACCATGGAACTCGGCGTGGACATCGCGACGCTCAACGCCGTCTACATGCGGAACGTGCCGCCGACTCCGGCCAACTACGCGCAGCGGAGCGGTCGGGCGGGCCGAAGTGGGCAGCCGGCGCTCGTCGTGACCTATTGCGCGGCGCGCTCGCCGCACGACCAGTACTTCTTCGCCGATCCGACCCGCGCGGTGGCGGGCGAGGTCAATCCGCCCAGCATCGATCTGGCCAACGAGGACCTGATCCGCAGCCACCTGCAAGCAGTCTGGCTGGGGGAGACGGGCGTGAAGCTCGGGTCCTCGGTGCGCGACGTGCTCGACCGGGAACGGTCCGAGAAGCTGCCCCTCCACGAGGAGATCGCGGCGCAGATCGGTTCCGGCCTCGCCGTGAGTGAGGCGACGAGGCGCGCCGAACGCATCCTCGCCACCTTGGAGGAGGATCTCGCCGGGCGCGCGGCTCCGTGGTACACGGCCACTTGGCTGCCGGGCGCGATGAAGTCGGCGGAACGAAGGCTGGACGAATCGTTCGACCGGTGGCGCTCGCTATTCCGCGCGACGGCGAGCCAGATCCGGGTCGCCAACGAGGTCATCAACAACGCCGCCGCGACCGAGAAGGAGCGCCGCCAGGCGAAGGCCCGGTACGACGAGGCCTACACGCAGCAGAATCTGCTTCTCGGCAGCCGAGCGACCATGAACTCCGACTTCTACACCTACCGCTATCTGGCCGCCGAGGGGTTCCTGCCCGGCTACAACTTCCCGCGCCTGCCGCTGATGGCGTTCATCCCCGGGCGCCACAGGAGGGTGGCGCGCGACTCGTTCCTGAGCAGGCCGCGGTTCCTCGGGCTGACCGAGTTCGGCCCCCAGTCCATCATCTACCACGAGGGCAGCACGTACCGGGTCCGGCGCGCCATTCTGACCGTCGGCGACGAGGCGGCGGCGACGGCCACGTCCAGGCTCCCGGTCGAGGCCGCGCGGATCTGTCCGGCCTGCGGCTACGGGCATTTCGGGGACCAGAAGGAGTTCGAGCGCTGCGCCAGCTGCGACGAACGGCTCGATGGCGGCCGCGCCGTTCTGAACCTCTACCGCATCGAGCAGGTCTCGACCCGGAGGGCGAACCGGATCACCTCAGACGAGGAGGAGCGCCAGCGTCAAGGCTACGAGATGGTGACCACGCTGCGGTTCAGCGAGGAGGAGGGGCGCGCGCGCGTCGATGCGTTCGCGGTCGAGGAGGCCGGCGAGACGCTGCTCGAACTCCGGTACAGCCCCGCCGCGACACTGTGGCGCATCAACCTCGGCTGGCGCCGGAGGCGGGAGAAGTCCGTCTACGGCTTCAGCGTGGACACGAACACCGGCGAGTGGACCCGCGACCCGCAAGCGCCGACCGACGCCGAGGACGATCGGGTGGGCGGCGGCGGAACCGTCCAGCGCATAACGCCGTTCGTGCGCGACACCCGGAATGTCCTGATTCTGCGCCCGGGGATCGAACTTTCCGAGGCGGCCATGGTCTCGCTGCAATACGCGCTCAAGCGCGGCATCGAGCGCGAGTTCCAGCTCGAAGAGGCGGAGCTTGCCGCCGAACCGCTGCCCGACCGCGAGCACCGCGCGACGATCCTGTTCTACGAGGCCTCGGAAGGCGGCGCGGGCGTGCTCACGCGCATCGCTAGCGACCCCGGCGCGCTGGGGCGGATCGCCCGCCGGGCGCTCGATGTCTGCCACTACAAGTCGAAGTCGGGCGCTTGGAGCGGCGTGGATGATCTCGACAACGTGGAGGACGGGTGCGAGGCCGGATGCTACCGCTGCCTGCTCGGGTACTACAACCAACCCGATCATTCGGTGATCGACCGGCGCAACGAGGAGATGCTCGACCTGTTCTGCCGCCTGATCCGCGGTGAGCGGAAGAGCCTGTCCGTTCCCGCGGCCGCAGGCGACACCGCGGCGGAGTTGAAGGCCTTCTCCGGCTCCTCGCTGGAAAGGGTCTGGCTCACGTTCGTCAGCCTCGGCGGCTACCGGCGGCCCGACAGGGTGCAACCCTATCTCCAGGAGTTCGGAACGCGGCCCGACTTCGCCTACTCCGGCCACCAGACGGTGGTGTTCATCGACGGCCCGCACCACGACGGGAAACTCAGGCGGCGCGGGGACGCGGAAACGACGCGCCGGCTCGAGGACGCGGGCTACACGGTCGTGCGGTTCGGGGCGGACCGGACGAAGTGGGAGGCCGTGCTGCGCGAATACGCCTGGGTCTTCGGACCGGGCGCCGATTCCTCGGCCGGATAGCGGGAACGGAGCGGCAAGCAATGGCGGATCCGGGCGTCGCGTTCAAGCCGGGCGATCTGGTCCGGGTGCGGGGCCGCGAGTGGGTGGTCCTGCCGGAGACCGGCGAAGACCTCCTGCGCCTCCGGCCGCTGGGGGGGGGCGAGGACGACGCCACGCTCATCTATCTGCCGCTCGAACCCGAGCGGCCCGTGGCCGCCACGTTCGATCCGCCGGACCCGGACGCGCCCGGCTCCCTGGCGGCGGCGCTGCTGCTCCGCGACGCGCTTCGCCTCAAGCTCCGGGCCGGGGCCGGTCCGTTCCGCAGTTTCGGCAACCTGAACGTCGAGCCGCGCGCGTACCAGCTCGTTCCGCTGCTCATGGCGCTCAAGCTCGACCCCATCCGGCTCCTCGTGGCCGACGACGTGGGCATCGGCAAGACGATCGAGGCCGGACTCATCGCCCGCGAGCTTCTCGACCGGGGCGAGATCGAGCGGCTCACGGTCATCTGCCCTCCGCATCTCTGCGACCAGTGGCGGGCGGAACTCGGCGAGAAGTTCGCCATCGACGCGGAGGTCGTCCGCACCGGGACGGCGACGCGGCTAGAGCGAGGGCTCAGACCGGACGAGTCCGTCTTCGAGGTCTATCCGCACACCGTCGTCTCGCTAGACTACATCAAGTCGGACCGGCGGCGTAGCGACTTTCTCCGGGCCTGTCCCGAGTTCGTGATCGTCGACGAGGCGCACACCTGCGTGCGGGCGAACACGAACACCCGCCACCAGCGATACCAGTTGCTCAAGGGGCTCGCCGAGGCGCGCCCGCCGAGGGGGATCGTGCTCCTGACCGCGACCCCGCACTCGGGCGACGACACGGCCTTCCACAACCTGCTGGGCCTTCTGGACCCGCGCTTCGCGCGGCTGGCCGACACGCCCGAGGGCGACGCGCGCCGGGCGCTCCGCGAGGAACTCGCGCTGCACTTCGTCCAGCGCCGCCGCGGCGATATCGCCGAGTGGAGGGACGACACCCGCTTTCCCGTGCGCGAGACCCGGGAGGCCACCTACCGGCTCACCGGCGAATGGGGCCAGCTGTTCCAGCATGTGCTCGCGTATGCGAGGGAGATGGTCCGGCGCGCGGAGGGGGGCACGAAGCTCGAACAGCGCATGTCGTGGTGGGCGGCGCTCGCGCTGCTGCGGTGCGCGTCTTCGAGCCCAGCGGCGGCTTCGCTCGCGCTCAGAACGAGGCTGGAGGCCGCCGCCGGGGAGACGGAGGAGGGCCAACTCGCCAATCTCGACCTTGCCGCCCGCGACACGGTCATGGACGAGGCGGACGACGACTCGCTCGGGGTCAGCGAGAGCGTGCCCGCCGGAACGGTGGACGACCCCGAGGGCACGGAGTCCCTGCGGCGACTGATCGCCGAGGCCGATGGCCTTCGGGGTCCGGGCAAGGACCCCAAGCTCAAAGTGCTGATCGGCGAGATCCGGCGCTTGGTCGATGCGGACTTCTCGCCCGTGGTGTTCTGCCGCTACATCGCGACGGCGCATTACGTGGGCGAGCAGCTGCGGGCCGCGCTCGGGGGGAAGCGGCGAAACCGCCCGCACATCCTCGTGGTGACCGGCGAACTCACGCCCGACCAGCGCGAGGAGCGGATCGAAGCCCTGGGGGAACTCGACGACGGCGCGACCCCGGTTCTGGTGGCGACGGACTGCCTGTCCGAGGGCGTCAACCTTCAGAACCATTTCGACGCGGTCGTACACTACGACCTGACGTGGAACCCGACCCGGCACGAGCAACGCGAGGGCCGCGCGGACCGGTTCGGACAGGCCTCGCCGGTCGTGCGCGCCCTCATGCTCTACGGCCGGGACAACCCGGTTGACGGCGCGGTGCTCCGGGTCATCGTCCGCAAGGCCGAGAAGATCCGAAAGGAACTCGGGGTCTCGGTGCCCACGCCGGCCGACAACAACAAGGTCGTCGAGGCGATCATGCGTGCCGTTCTCCTCCACGCCCGGGCCGATTCCTGGGCCGATCAGGGGGAACTCGAACTCGGCCGGACGGAAGAGGAGGTCGAAGCCGCCTGGACGCTGGCCAGGGACAAGATGTCGCGCACCGTGTTCGCCCAGCGGCGGCTCCGGCCCGGTGACGTGTGGCCGGAATGGGAGAGGGCCGTCTCCGCCCTCGGAGGCCAGGAGGACGTGAAACGGTTCGTGCGCCAGTCCGCGGAGCGCCTCGGCGCGCCGCTCGACCGGCGCGACGGACACTGGCGGTTTCCCGTGCGCCACCTTCCGCAGCCGTTGCAGGACCGCCTCGCCGCCATCGGGTTCCGGGACACCGTGAAGCTCGCGTTTGACCAAGGCGCTCCGGGAGGCGCGATCATCATTCACCGCGCCCATCCGCTCGTTTCC contains the following coding sequences:
- a CDS encoding DEAD/DEAH box helicase translates to MDVFAFRDELVAEYARFSRSFTRIRAADISCAVDEAYAAGRFWPAPLIQLNPSFESGGWIDELVSEGALDPECANIFRLKNKNDASGKPLRLHRHQTDAIEIASRRESYVLTTGTGSGKSLAYFIPIVDDVLRRRKVGKGNKGISAIVVYPMNALCNSQREELDRFLRLGYGEGSEPVTFARYTGQESNEERERIAKNPPDILLTNYVMLELLMTRFHETDKAVRRHADGLRFLVLDELHTYRGRQGADVAMLVRRVRERFNDRLLCIGTSATMASEGSEESRNEAVADIASQLFGAPVDPANVVTETLRPVTERSDVVSGPELRAAVEAGIPRDPDYDKLTGHPLTAWVEHKLGLEERDGKLVRLSRPLSIHEASELLAADSGLEAEHCRRHLADFLLAAHRSRNDKGMSLFAFRLHQFISGAWNVYATLEGPGERYVTLDGQQFKPGDRERPLWSLSFCRTCGQEYVPVWASLSGREPTGFEPRELSERSTDEEDVQYGYLMPDPAGMFDASDLDRYPEDWLEHPGGEARLKRHFRSRRPRRVRVDPNGSVTADGLAAHYIPEAFRFCLNPDCDARFDGTVRNEFTKLSGLSSEGRSSATTILALSALKHLIGTDLDEQTKKLLAFTDNRQDASLQAGHFNDFLQILLLRGALLAAMRAAGGEPLTDEALTQKVLFHLRLDPSDYSANPSAKGVKAQNTLKALRDVLGYRLYFDLQRGWRINNPNIEQLGLLDIGYRGLDECCGDEEEWRAGHPLLGSISPEVRFALVRELLERMRRALCIKTIYLDPNFQERMRNRSYNELKEPWGLSEDEIPFSHAYMVPRPSARGRKPEYRTHHVSHRSAFGRKVKSTEYWGTDNRHYPEKFDESVYNEVIDDVLGVLTTYGYVEPSELDGGRVGYRIDGSALEWRLASGGGDGDEGEAEGGVNPFFRDLYENVAGLLGSDDRLFHRLEAREHTAQVESEDREERERRFRQGLAASETRGLPILFCSPTMELGVDIATLNAVYMRNVPPTPANYAQRSGRAGRSGQPALVVTYCAARSPHDQYFFADPTRAVAGEVNPPSIDLANEDLIRSHLQAVWLGETGVKLGSSVRDVLDRERSEKLPLHEEIAAQIGSGLAVSEATRRAERILATLEEDLAGRAAPWYTATWLPGAMKSAERRLDESFDRWRSLFRATASQIRVANEVINNAAATEKERRQAKARYDEAYTQQNLLLGSRATMNSDFYTYRYLAAEGFLPGYNFPRLPLMAFIPGRHRRVARDSFLSRPRFLGLTEFGPQSIIYHEGSTYRVRRAILTVGDEAAATATSRLPVEAARICPACGYGHFGDQKEFERCASCDERLDGGRAVLNLYRIEQVSTRRANRITSDEEERQRQGYEMVTTLRFSEEEGRARVDAFAVEEAGETLLELRYSPAATLWRINLGWRRRREKSVYGFSVDTNTGEWTRDPQAPTDAEDDRVGGGGTVQRITPFVRDTRNVLILRPGIELSEAAMVSLQYALKRGIEREFQLEEAELAAEPLPDREHRATILFYEASEGGAGVLTRIASDPGALGRIARRALDVCHYKSKSGAWSGVDDLDNVEDGCEAGCYRCLLGYYNQPDHSVIDRRNEEMLDLFCRLIRGERKSLSVPAAAGDTAAELKAFSGSSLERVWLTFVSLGGYRRPDRVQPYLQEFGTRPDFAYSGHQTVVFIDGPHHDGKLRRRGDAETTRRLEDAGYTVVRFGADRTKWEAVLREYAWVFGPGADSSAG
- a CDS encoding helicase-related protein; translated protein: MADPGVAFKPGDLVRVRGREWVVLPETGEDLLRLRPLGGGEDDATLIYLPLEPERPVAATFDPPDPDAPGSLAAALLLRDALRLKLRAGAGPFRSFGNLNVEPRAYQLVPLLMALKLDPIRLLVADDVGIGKTIEAGLIARELLDRGEIERLTVICPPHLCDQWRAELGEKFAIDAEVVRTGTATRLERGLRPDESVFEVYPHTVVSLDYIKSDRRRSDFLRACPEFVIVDEAHTCVRANTNTRHQRYQLLKGLAEARPPRGIVLLTATPHSGDDTAFHNLLGLLDPRFARLADTPEGDARRALREELALHFVQRRRGDIAEWRDDTRFPVRETREATYRLTGEWGQLFQHVLAYAREMVRRAEGGTKLEQRMSWWAALALLRCASSSPAAASLALRTRLEAAAGETEEGQLANLDLAARDTVMDEADDDSLGVSESVPAGTVDDPEGTESLRRLIAEADGLRGPGKDPKLKVLIGEIRRLVDADFSPVVFCRYIATAHYVGEQLRAALGGKRRNRPHILVVTGELTPDQREERIEALGELDDGATPVLVATDCLSEGVNLQNHFDAVVHYDLTWNPTRHEQREGRADRFGQASPVVRALMLYGRDNPVDGAVLRVIVRKAEKIRKELGVSVPTPADNNKVVEAIMRAVLLHARADSWADQGELELGRTEEEVEAAWTLARDKMSRTVFAQRRLRPGDVWPEWERAVSALGGQEDVKRFVRQSAERLGAPLDRRDGHWRFPVRHLPQPLQDRLAAIGFRDTVKLAFDQGAPGGAIIIHRAHPLVSVLADHVAEQALDQDAPTSGTDFGYATARFSPEGATHVAEPSPDYGEPRIGTRACAAFASGIDSRTVFYLLRLRSHLRVARRGENGGAPAKSLLAEECLGVAVRGAAAPELLSDSDALSLLSLEPGRNMADGQKTHLIRQALADLPSLEPAFERLAQDRARQLLADHRRIRDASDIRGERYDVVPALPVDTIGVYVLMPMATL